Proteins encoded within one genomic window of Pygocentrus nattereri isolate fPygNat1 chromosome 11, fPygNat1.pri, whole genome shotgun sequence:
- the LOC108443936 gene encoding nuclear cap-binding protein subunit 1 isoform X2 gives MSRRRHSDENDGAQPHKRRRTSEPIEIEDRLESLICRVGEKSTSSLESNLEGLAGVLEADLPNYKNKILRILCAVARLLPEKLTVYTTLVGLLNARNYNFGGEFVEAMIRQLKETLKSNLYSEAVYLVRFLSDLVNCHVIAAPSMVAMFENFVSVTQEEDIPQVRSDWYVYAVLSCLPWVGKELYEKKDVEMDRLLNQIDGYLKRRQKIHVPMLQVWSAEKPHPQEEYLDCLWAQVQKLKKDRWQERHILRPYIAFDSVLCEALQHNLPPFTPPAHSDDAVYPMPHVVFRMFDYTDAPEGPVMPGSHSVERFVIEENLHCIIKSHWRERKTCAAQLLSYPGKNKIPLNYHIVEVIFGELFQLPSPPHIEVMYTALLIELCKLQPGSLPQVLAQATEMMYMRLDTMNTTCVDRFVSWFAHHLSNFQFRWSWDDWADCLTVDNEKPKPKFVKEVLEKCMRLSYHQRIVDIVPPSFSALIPAEPMFQYKYEDESNTSLPGFATAVTVTNAIKNRASNEEILAVLKEIPNPNQDDDDDEGDGFNPLKIDVFLQTLLHLAAKSFSHSFSALAKFHEVLKTLTESDEGKLHILKVVYEAWRKHPQMIAVLVDKMIRTQIVDCAAVANWIFSSDMAHDFTRLYMWEILHSTIRKMNKHVQKIQKELEEAKDKLEKQQHKKQKDSGDEEDMEKNSDDEDGQLEEQIERLQEKVESAQSEQKNLFLVIFQRFIMLLTEHLVRCETGSVDINTSWYKNCIERLQQIFLMHHVIIQQYMGTLENLLFTAELDHHILAVYQQFCALQL, from the exons GGCGCGGCTCTTACCAGAGAAGCTAACGGTGTATACGACACTGGTGGGCCTCTTAAATGCACGGAACTACAACTTTGGAGGGGAGTTTGTGGAGGCCATGATCAGACAGCTCAAAGAAACACTGAAGTCAAACCTCTACTCTGAAGCTGTTTACCTG GTGCGTTTCCTTAGTGACTTGGTGAACTGCCATGTCATTGCAGCTCCCTCCATGGTCGCCATGTTTGAAAACTTTGTTAGTGTCACACAGGAGGAGGACATACCACAG GTGCGCTCCGACTGGTATGTGTATGCTGTGCTGTCCTGTTTGCCCTGGGTTGGCAAAGAGCTTTATGAGAAGAAAGATGTGGAGATGGATCGCCTTCTTAACCAGATTGATGGCTATTTGAA GAGGCGACAGAAAATCCACGTGCCCATGCTGCAGGTTTGGTCAGCAGAGAAACCCCACCCTCAGGAAGAG TATCTGGACTGTCTGTGGGCTCAAGTGCAGAAGCTGAAAAAGGATCGCTGGCAAGAACGTCATATCCTGAGGCCATACATTGCCTTTGACAGTGTGCTGTGTGAGGCTCTGCAGCACAATCTGCCCCCTTTCACCCCACCAGCCCACTCTGATGATGCCGTCTACCCCATGCCACACGTCGTCTTTCGCATGTTTGACTACACTGATGCTCCTGAG GGACCGGTCATGCCTGGCAGTCACTCTGTGGAGAGGTTTGTGATTGAAGAGAACCTGCACTGCATCATCAAATCtcactggagagagagaaagacatg TGCTGCCCAGTTGCTGAGCTATCCTGGCAAAAATAAGATTCCTCTGAACTACCACATCGTTGAG GTGATCTTTGGGGAGTTATTTCAGCTGCCTTCTCCTCCTCATATTGAAGTCATGTACACGGCATTACTGATTGAGCTCTGCAAGCTGCAGCCTGGATCGTTACCTCAAGTT CTTGCACAAGCAACAGAGATGATGTACATGAGATTGGACACAATGAACACAACGTGCGTAGATCG ATTTGTCAGCTGGTTCGCTCATCATCTGAGCAATTTTCAGTTCAGGTGGAGCTGGGATGACTG GGCTGACTGTTTAACAGTGGACAATGAAAAACCCAAACCCAAATTTGTCAAAGAGGTGTTGGAAAAATGCATGAG GCTGTCGTATCACCAGCGGATTGTAGATATTGTGCCTCCTAGTTTCTCTGCGTTAATCCCAGCCGAACCAATGTTCCAGTATAAATATGAGGATGAGAGCAACA CTTCCTTGCCTGGCTTTGCTACGGCTGTAACAGTAACAAATGCAATCAAAAACCGTGCCTCAAATGAAGAGATTCTGGCTGTGCTGAAAGAGATTCCCAATCCCAACCAGGACGATGATGATG ACGAGGGAGATGGCTTCAACCCACTGAAAATAGACGTGTTCCTGCAGACACTGCTCCACTTGGCTGCCAAGTCCTTCAGTCACTCCTTCAGTGCCCTTGCCAA GTTCCATGAAGTGTTGAAGACTCTGACAGAAAGTGATGAAGGGAAACTGCACATTCTCAAGGTGGTTTATGAGGCCTGGAGGAAACACCCACAG ATGATTGCAGTGCTGGTGGATAAGATGATTCGCACTCAGATAGTTGACTGTGCTGCTGTGGCCAACTGGATCTTTTCTTCTGACATGGCCCATGATTTCACCAG gcTTTACATGTGGGAGATTCTTCACTCAACCATCCGGAAGATGAACAAACATGTCCAAAAGATCCAGAAGGAGCTGGAGGAGGCGAAGGACAAGCTagagaaacagcagcacaaGAAG CAAAAGGATAGTGGTGATGAAGAGGACATGGAAAAGAacagtgatgatgaggatgGTCAGCTGGAGGAGCAGATTGAGAGACTGCAGGAGAAAGTGGAATCGGCGCAGAGCGAGCAGAAGAACCTATTTCTTGTCATCTTTCAG cgTTTCATCATGTTGTTGACGGAGCACTTGGTTCGCTGTGAGACAGGAAGCGTGGACATCAACACTTCCTGGTATAAGAACTGCATTGAGCGACTGCAGCAGATTTTCCTTATG CACCATGTGATCATCCAGCAATACATGGGCACTCTGGAGAACCTGCTCTTCACTGCTGAATTGGACCATCACATCCTGGCTGTGTACCAGCAGTTCTGTGCCCTGCAGCTTTGA
- the slc49a3 gene encoding solute carrier family 49 member A3 translates to MEDGAASSQTPAELSPALRKAGEFRVYRRRWFVLCVLCLLNCSNSVQWLTFAPVADQTAEDLQVSLDEVNWLSVVYMVVAIPISFITTWMLDTLGLRLTMILGSWLNMAGSALRVVGVLSYVPEWSMFPVVMAGQSLCALAQPLVIFSPTKLAALWFPEHQRATANMIASMSNPLGLLIANVFSPMIISNTNSLLTLLIIYATPAAVVCFLATVGIREGVPPTPPSASAETSSSEPFIQGIKLLMKNKAYLILLLCFGSGIAIFTCFSTLLEQMLCVKGYSSDFAGLCGALFIVFGVIGAGLLGLFVDKTKKFTEATKINMCLTSLTCSVFAVVSQMREQKALVCAVCALFGLFGFAIYPVAMELSVECSYPVGEATSAGLIFISGQIQSIIYIVLLQALTKRMAGSPISLCATGGDANLSWKVPVLVMAGLCCVGSCCFVIFFHTEYRRLHAEADAAADASAQTGSERTQR, encoded by the exons CAATGGCTGACCTTTGCTCCTGTGGCGGATCAAACAGCAGAGGACCTGCAAGTGTCTCTGGATGAGGTCAACTGGCTCTCTGTCGTCTACATGGTGGTGGCCATCCCTATCAGCTTCATCACCACATGGATGCTGGATACACTGGGATTGCGGCTAACT ATGATCCTGGGCTCCTGGCTCAACATGGCTGGTAGTGCACTGCGGGTGGTCGGAGTGCTCAGCTATGTCCCAGAGTGGTCCATGTTCCCTGTGGTCATGGCAGGGCAGTCTCTGTGTGCTCTGGCCCAGCCTCTGGTTATCTTCTCCCCCACCAAACTGGCAGCACTCTGGTTTCCTGAGCACCAGCGTGCTACAGCTAACATGATCGCCTCAATGT CAAATCCCCTTGGACTGCTGATTGCTAATGTCTTCTCTCCCATGATCATTAGCAACACCAACAGTCTTCTTACACTG CTCATCATATACGCTACACCTGCCGCCGTAGTCTGTTTCCTAGCAACAGTGGGGATCCGGGAGGGTGTTCCCCCAACGCCCCCCTCTGCCAGTGCAGAGACCTCCAGCTCAGAACCTTTCATACAAGGCATTAAACTg CTGATGAAGAATAAGGCCTATCTAATCCTGCTACTGTGTTTCGGCTCAGGCATCGCCATCTTCACCTGTTTCTCCACACTGCTGGAGCAGATGCTCTGTGTCAAAGGCTACTCGAGC GATTTCGCCGGACTGTGTGGAGCTCTCTTCATCGTGTTCGGGGTGATCGGTGCCGGCCTTCTTGGCCTTTTTGTGGACAAGACAAAGAAGTTCACAGAGGCCACCAAAATAAACATGTGCCTTACGTCTCTGACATGCTCTGTGTTTGCAGTG GTTTCGCAGATGCGGGAGCAGAAAGCTTTAGTCTGTGCAGTTTGTGCTCTCTTTGGCTTATTTGGATTCGCCATTTATCCAGTTGCCATGGAGTTGTCTGTAGAATGCTCCTATCCAGTCGGAGAGGCAACATCAGCTGGTCTGATCTTTATTTCAGG GCAGATCCAGTCCATCATCTACATTGTGCTACTGCAGGCTCTAACAAAGAGGATGGCAGGTTCGCCGATCTCCTTGTGTGCTACTGGTGGTGATGCCAACTTAAGCTGGAAGG TGCCGGTGCTCGTGATGGCAGGGCTGTGCTGTGTGGGTTCCTGCTGCTTCGTGATCTTCTTCCACACCGAGTACCGACGACTCCATGCAGAGGCCGACGCAGCCGCAGACGCCTCAGCACAGACGGGGTCAGAGCGCACACAGAGATGA
- the LOC108443936 gene encoding nuclear cap-binding protein subunit 1 isoform X1: MSRRRHSDENDGAQPHKRRRTSEPIEIEDRLESLICRVGEKSTSSLESNLEGLAGVLEADLPNYKNKILRILCAVARLLPEKLTVYTTLVGLLNARNYNFGGEFVEAMIRQLKETLKSNLYSEAVYLVRFLSDLVNCHVIAAPSMVAMFENFVSVTQEEDIPQVRSDWYVYAVLSCLPWVGKELYEKKDVEMDRLLNQIDGYLKRRQKIHVPMLQVWSAEKPHPQEEYLDCLWAQVQKLKKDRWQERHILRPYIAFDSVLCEALQHNLPPFTPPAHSDDAVYPMPHVVFRMFDYTDAPEGPVMPGSHSVERFVIEENLHCIIKSHWRERKTCAAQLLSYPGKNKIPLNYHIVEVIFGELFQLPSPPHIEVMYTALLIELCKLQPGSLPQVLAQATEMMYMRLDTMNTTCVDRFVSWFAHHLSNFQFRWSWDDWADCLTVDNEKPKPKFVKEVLEKCMRLSYHQRIVDIVPPSFSALIPAEPMFQYKYEDESNTASLPGFATAVTVTNAIKNRASNEEILAVLKEIPNPNQDDDDDEGDGFNPLKIDVFLQTLLHLAAKSFSHSFSALAKFHEVLKTLTESDEGKLHILKVVYEAWRKHPQMIAVLVDKMIRTQIVDCAAVANWIFSSDMAHDFTRLYMWEILHSTIRKMNKHVQKIQKELEEAKDKLEKQQHKKQKDSGDEEDMEKNSDDEDGQLEEQIERLQEKVESAQSEQKNLFLVIFQRFIMLLTEHLVRCETGSVDINTSWYKNCIERLQQIFLMHHVIIQQYMGTLENLLFTAELDHHILAVYQQFCALQL, from the exons GGCGCGGCTCTTACCAGAGAAGCTAACGGTGTATACGACACTGGTGGGCCTCTTAAATGCACGGAACTACAACTTTGGAGGGGAGTTTGTGGAGGCCATGATCAGACAGCTCAAAGAAACACTGAAGTCAAACCTCTACTCTGAAGCTGTTTACCTG GTGCGTTTCCTTAGTGACTTGGTGAACTGCCATGTCATTGCAGCTCCCTCCATGGTCGCCATGTTTGAAAACTTTGTTAGTGTCACACAGGAGGAGGACATACCACAG GTGCGCTCCGACTGGTATGTGTATGCTGTGCTGTCCTGTTTGCCCTGGGTTGGCAAAGAGCTTTATGAGAAGAAAGATGTGGAGATGGATCGCCTTCTTAACCAGATTGATGGCTATTTGAA GAGGCGACAGAAAATCCACGTGCCCATGCTGCAGGTTTGGTCAGCAGAGAAACCCCACCCTCAGGAAGAG TATCTGGACTGTCTGTGGGCTCAAGTGCAGAAGCTGAAAAAGGATCGCTGGCAAGAACGTCATATCCTGAGGCCATACATTGCCTTTGACAGTGTGCTGTGTGAGGCTCTGCAGCACAATCTGCCCCCTTTCACCCCACCAGCCCACTCTGATGATGCCGTCTACCCCATGCCACACGTCGTCTTTCGCATGTTTGACTACACTGATGCTCCTGAG GGACCGGTCATGCCTGGCAGTCACTCTGTGGAGAGGTTTGTGATTGAAGAGAACCTGCACTGCATCATCAAATCtcactggagagagagaaagacatg TGCTGCCCAGTTGCTGAGCTATCCTGGCAAAAATAAGATTCCTCTGAACTACCACATCGTTGAG GTGATCTTTGGGGAGTTATTTCAGCTGCCTTCTCCTCCTCATATTGAAGTCATGTACACGGCATTACTGATTGAGCTCTGCAAGCTGCAGCCTGGATCGTTACCTCAAGTT CTTGCACAAGCAACAGAGATGATGTACATGAGATTGGACACAATGAACACAACGTGCGTAGATCG ATTTGTCAGCTGGTTCGCTCATCATCTGAGCAATTTTCAGTTCAGGTGGAGCTGGGATGACTG GGCTGACTGTTTAACAGTGGACAATGAAAAACCCAAACCCAAATTTGTCAAAGAGGTGTTGGAAAAATGCATGAG GCTGTCGTATCACCAGCGGATTGTAGATATTGTGCCTCCTAGTTTCTCTGCGTTAATCCCAGCCGAACCAATGTTCCAGTATAAATATGAGGATGAGAGCAACA CAGCTTCCTTGCCTGGCTTTGCTACGGCTGTAACAGTAACAAATGCAATCAAAAACCGTGCCTCAAATGAAGAGATTCTGGCTGTGCTGAAAGAGATTCCCAATCCCAACCAGGACGATGATGATG ACGAGGGAGATGGCTTCAACCCACTGAAAATAGACGTGTTCCTGCAGACACTGCTCCACTTGGCTGCCAAGTCCTTCAGTCACTCCTTCAGTGCCCTTGCCAA GTTCCATGAAGTGTTGAAGACTCTGACAGAAAGTGATGAAGGGAAACTGCACATTCTCAAGGTGGTTTATGAGGCCTGGAGGAAACACCCACAG ATGATTGCAGTGCTGGTGGATAAGATGATTCGCACTCAGATAGTTGACTGTGCTGCTGTGGCCAACTGGATCTTTTCTTCTGACATGGCCCATGATTTCACCAG gcTTTACATGTGGGAGATTCTTCACTCAACCATCCGGAAGATGAACAAACATGTCCAAAAGATCCAGAAGGAGCTGGAGGAGGCGAAGGACAAGCTagagaaacagcagcacaaGAAG CAAAAGGATAGTGGTGATGAAGAGGACATGGAAAAGAacagtgatgatgaggatgGTCAGCTGGAGGAGCAGATTGAGAGACTGCAGGAGAAAGTGGAATCGGCGCAGAGCGAGCAGAAGAACCTATTTCTTGTCATCTTTCAG cgTTTCATCATGTTGTTGACGGAGCACTTGGTTCGCTGTGAGACAGGAAGCGTGGACATCAACACTTCCTGGTATAAGAACTGCATTGAGCGACTGCAGCAGATTTTCCTTATG CACCATGTGATCATCCAGCAATACATGGGCACTCTGGAGAACCTGCTCTTCACTGCTGAATTGGACCATCACATCCTGGCTGTGTACCAGCAGTTCTGTGCCCTGCAGCTTTGA